The nucleotide window CAGGGTCTGGGCCAAGGTTCCAAAGCTGGAACAGGGGCTTAGCCCAGGGTCTAGCTCTTAACTGCCTATTCCCCTTCCACCATTGGGCCCTGGAGCCCGGACCCCATGGGAGCCCCAAGTCGTGGTCGGTCGGCAGCCGCCTATGCCTCCTGTTTCCTTTAAGGCCCGGCCAGGAACTCAGGCTCAACTCGTGGCTGCTTCCCAGCGGGCTTGGGGCCTGGTCCGGCGGGAGGATCGTAGTCTCGGATCCAGGGAACGCTAAGGGCGGCGGGAAGTGAGGCCGGGGAAAGGGGCCCGCGCAGGAGCGAGAGCCGAGTGCCGTGAGCGGAAGCGGGAGCGGAGGCAAGCGGAGGAAGGCGCGGAGCAGGCAGCTGAGAGGGCGGCAGGCGGAAGCCGCCGAGTGCGTAATCGTCCCAGGAGTTCTTTCGGCTGCCGATCGATCACGGGCCTGGCCGGTGCATTATTCACGCCGGAGGAAACAAGGCTGGGCCCAGAGGGGAGGATGCTGAGCCGGGACAGAACGAAAATGAAGCGGGCGGCTCAGCCTCGCGCTGCCACTGACCCGGACGGAGCCTGCAGGCCGGGAAGAAGGGCCCGCCAGCTCTGTTGCTTTACTCCGGCTCGGAGCCTCTACCGGGTTCGGCAGCGCGACGGGCACTGGACCACGGAGCgcgaagtgtgtgtgtgtgtgtgtgtgtgtgtgtgtgtgtgtgtgtgtgtttggaagggaggtggggaaccTGTTTTCCTTGCGTCTGATTCTGGGGCTCGCCGCCTCGGCCAGAGAACGTCTGCCGGGACGGAAGAAAGTTTGTTCACATCGCGCCCCTTTCTCCGAGATACCCGAGCCCAAATGCCGGCGGAAGGTAGTAGTCCCGAAGCTACATCCCCCTTCCCTCCGCCTGACCGGGCCCAGGGACTCCGAGAGGGGATCAGGGAGAGCGTCTCAGGGCAGGGGTCCTGTGGGAGAGACGGAGAGGGGCCCAAGCTGGGAGAACTCTTCCAGCAAGTCGATTCCGCGAGCTTAGAGGGGTGGCGGGCGGCTGAACTTGGGGGAGGCACCAAGAGAAGCTGGGAGACCTGGCGCACAGAGGGGGCTGCGGGGACTCACGGGGCAGGAGCGAGGGGGTAGAGGAGAGCCGGGACCGCGGCCAGGCGGGGCGCGCGCGGGCCGGACTCACCTGTGAACCTGTCCTTTGTGTATCTGCGGTTACTCTCCATCCAGGGAAAGGTGAGGCCGGTGAGGTTGTTGACGCCCGGCACGGCAGGCACGGAGGGCACGGTGGGCAAACCGGTAGCCAGAGGTTGAGGGTGGGCCACCGCTCCAGCTAGCGGCCTGTGCGCGGGCACTCGTATCACCCCCGCAGCGCTcagcgcccccgccccgccgccgccgccgggacCGGGGCCGCCCGCCAAGGCCATGTTCACGTTGTAGGAGCCGGCCAGCGGCCCCATGCTgcaggcgccgccgccgccgcccgccgggCCACCGGGGCCGCTCGGGCCTCCAGCGCCATAGGCCCCCGCGCCCCCGGTCCCCGCCCCAGCCGCGGGGCCCCCGCCGCCGTAAGGGTAGGCGCCTCCAACCAAACAGCCAAGGCCATATTCTCCGTCCTGGAGGCGAGAGGAGGGCCCCATGCAGCTGCCCTGGTCCGGGCTGTTGAGAATCTGGTCGATGCCAAAGCTGATGGGCTCCGCGTGGCCCGGGTGGAGATGGTGCGGACCCAGGTGCTCCATGCTGGCCCCCGACCCCGGCcctgcggtgggggggggggcctggGCGGTGGCACTCGCTGTGCTTGGCTCGGGAGCAGCGCGC belongs to Physeter macrocephalus isolate SW-GA unplaced genomic scaffold, ASM283717v5 random_54, whole genome shotgun sequence and includes:
- the TLX1 gene encoding T-cell leukemia homeobox protein 1, encoding MEHLGPHHLHPGHAEPISFGIDQILNSPDQGSCMGPSSRLQDGEYGLGCLVGGAYPYGGGGPAAGAGTGGAGAYGAGGPSGPGGPAGGGGGACSMGPLAGSYNVNMALAGGPGPGGGGGAGALSAAGVIRVPAHRPLAGAVAHPQPLATGLPTVPSVPAVPGVNNLTGLTFPWMESNRRYTKDRFTGHPYQNRTPPKKKKPRTSFTRLQICELEKRFHRQKYLASAERAALAKALKMTDAQVKTWFQNRRTKWRRQTAEEREAERQQANRILLQLQQEAFQKSLAQPLPADPLCVHNSSLFALQNLQPWSDDSTKITSVTSVASACE